A single window of [Limnothrix rosea] IAM M-220 DNA harbors:
- a CDS encoding ATP-binding protein — MAFSPSNPMALQLQEFFRACNPSKTLNLADSGDRHYYIDFAAVRGGKIIEALARTITRLSPEEPTCQLFTGHIGCGKSTELLRLKALLERENFEVIYFESSRDLDMEDVSISDILLAVARSVSEHLEGIGISLKPSYFKQLFDEIKDFLQTPVQLDATAELSLGLARITARTKESPRLRQQIRQSLEPRTEGILRSINEELLGQGNLALKGRGKKGLVVIIDNLDRISSRQATRNRSLPEYLFIDRGQQLRRLNCHVIYTIPLALIFSNEYQALKNRLGGGVAPKMLPMVPIQKRDRTLDTKGLILLQQLVLAQAFPHLSPRQRIACIPKLFDSNITLNRLCLISGGHVRTLLGLLYNCLQQNDPPFNRDCIEVVIKGYRDDILLAVEDNEWQMLAQVMQQQTIRGEQEYQILLRSLFVYEYQDQQGRWFGINPALAETTRFKHMLRSLG, encoded by the coding sequence ATGGCGTTTTCACCTTCTAATCCCATGGCATTACAGCTACAGGAATTTTTTCGGGCATGTAATCCCAGTAAAACGCTTAATCTCGCTGATTCCGGCGATCGCCACTACTATATTGATTTCGCAGCGGTGCGCGGCGGCAAAATTATAGAAGCCTTAGCCCGCACCATTACCCGGCTTTCCCCCGAAGAACCCACCTGTCAACTGTTTACCGGACATATCGGCTGCGGCAAATCTACCGAATTATTACGCCTTAAAGCCCTGTTAGAGCGCGAAAATTTTGAGGTGATCTATTTCGAGTCCAGTCGCGATCTCGATATGGAAGATGTCAGCATTAGCGATATTTTACTGGCTGTTGCCCGTTCTGTTAGCGAACATCTCGAAGGCATTGGCATTTCCCTGAAGCCCAGTTATTTTAAGCAGCTATTTGACGAGATTAAGGATTTTTTACAGACACCGGTACAGCTAGATGCCACAGCGGAATTATCCCTTGGATTAGCACGTATCACTGCCCGAACCAAGGAAAGTCCCCGCCTACGCCAACAAATTCGTCAATCCCTAGAACCCCGTACAGAGGGTATTTTGCGCTCTATCAATGAAGAATTACTAGGTCAAGGAAATTTGGCATTAAAAGGTCGTGGCAAAAAGGGGTTAGTCGTAATTATTGACAATCTTGATCGCATTTCCTCGCGACAGGCAACCCGCAATCGTTCTTTGCCGGAATATTTATTTATTGACCGGGGACAACAACTACGCCGCTTAAATTGCCATGTGATTTATACGATTCCGTTGGCACTTATTTTTTCTAACGAGTACCAAGCCCTTAAAAATCGCCTAGGGGGTGGGGTTGCGCCGAAAATGTTGCCGATGGTGCCCATTCAAAAGCGGGATCGTACCTTAGATACGAAGGGTTTAATTCTTTTGCAACAACTTGTTTTAGCGCAGGCTTTTCCTCATCTTTCGCCTCGGCAGCGCATTGCCTGTATTCCGAAATTATTTGACAGTAATATTACGCTTAATCGTTTATGTCTCATTAGTGGTGGTCATGTACGCACATTACTGGGGTTGCTTTATAACTGTTTGCAGCAAAATGATCCCCCCTTTAATCGAGATTGTATTGAAGTGGTGATTAAGGGTTACCGTGATGATATTTTGCTGGCTGTGGAAGATAACGAATGGCAAATGCTTGCCCAGGTGATGCAACAGCAAACGATTCGGGGCGAACAGGAATATCAGATTTTGTTGCGTAGTTTGTTTGTGTATGAATACCAAGACCAGCAGGGTCGTTGGTTTGGGATTAATCCGGCTCTGGCGGAAACGACTCGGTTTAAACATATGCTCCGGAGTCTCGGCTAG
- a CDS encoding cell division protein FtsQ/DivIB, giving the protein MADTVSAVRDDLRKRRKQKQRQRSIRWVQGLWRSVALIGVASGAVWLTTRPEWVLYSSGQITIEGNTTLSASTVRELIPLDYPQSLLSLKPQRLEVDIEAQGPIAEAIVTRHLLPPSISIQVQERLPVARSFAPISPQTKARGLQEGYLDEQGNWLPDSAYREVTNEIPLPTLEVMGIRAIQIDQWREIYPILRRSPIKIYSIDWQDSNNLKLNTENGQFHIGGDIKQLEDQLVAIAKLATLDATVMPRNIDYIDLSDPNEPIIKARIASGDSP; this is encoded by the coding sequence ATGGCTGATACAGTTTCCGCAGTACGCGATGATCTCCGTAAACGTCGCAAACAAAAACAAAGACAACGTTCTATTCGATGGGTACAGGGGCTCTGGCGTTCCGTCGCTTTGATTGGTGTGGCCTCTGGTGCTGTGTGGCTAACGACTCGCCCGGAATGGGTACTGTATAGCAGTGGTCAGATCACCATTGAAGGTAATACAACCCTTTCTGCCAGTACTGTACGGGAACTCATTCCCCTCGACTATCCCCAGTCGCTCCTCTCCCTCAAACCCCAACGCCTCGAAGTAGATATTGAAGCGCAGGGTCCCATTGCTGAGGCGATCGTCACTCGACATCTACTACCGCCAAGCATTTCAATACAGGTTCAAGAACGTCTACCCGTCGCCCGCTCCTTTGCCCCCATTTCGCCCCAGACAAAGGCACGGGGTCTCCAAGAAGGCTATCTCGATGAGCAGGGTAATTGGTTACCGGACAGTGCCTATCGCGAAGTAACGAATGAAATCCCACTGCCCACCCTAGAGGTCATGGGGATTCGCGCGATTCAAATTGACCAGTGGCGAGAAATTTATCCGATACTGAGGCGATCGCCGATCAAGATTTACAGCATCGACTGGCAGGATTCGAATAATTTAAAACTCAATACCGAAAATGGTCAGTTTCACATCGGCGGCGACATCAAACAACTAGAAGATCAACTCGTGGCGATCGCCAAACTTGCCACACTAGACGCAACAGTCATGCCCCGTAATATTGATTACATAGATTTATCAGATCCAAACGAACCCATCATTAAAGCGCGCATTGCCTCCGGAGATTCTCCATAA
- the ftsZ gene encoding cell division protein FtsZ, which translates to MSNLTTADNNQSEFTIMPSSVAQIKVIGVGGGGGNAVNRMIESSVSGIDFWAINTDAQALTSSLAPKRLQIGQKITRGLGAGGNPAIGQKAAEESRDEIAQALEGADLVFITAGMGGGTGTGAAPVVAEIAKDLGCLTVGVVTRPFKFEGRRRTNQAEEGISALQSRVDTLLVIPNNQLLNVIAPETPMQEAFRIADDVLRQGVQGISDIITVPGLVNVDFADVRAVMADAGSALMGIGIGSGKSRAREAAIAAISSPLMESSVEGAKGVVLNITGGHDLTLHEVNAAAEAIYEVVDPNANIIFGAVIDEQLQGEIRITVIATGFVPAEASPQEPTAPAPLRRGFPPMPQSQQQSTNSPAEQQQPPAPRPLRQQEQQPPQRPNSTGLDIPEFLQRRRFPRR; encoded by the coding sequence ATGAGCAATCTGACCACAGCGGACAACAACCAGTCGGAATTTACAATCATGCCCAGTAGCGTTGCGCAGATCAAGGTGATCGGCGTTGGTGGTGGCGGTGGGAATGCGGTCAACCGCATGATCGAAAGTAGTGTGTCTGGGATTGATTTTTGGGCAATTAATACGGATGCCCAAGCCCTCACCAGTTCCCTTGCCCCAAAGCGTTTACAGATCGGTCAAAAAATCACCCGTGGTCTAGGAGCAGGCGGTAATCCAGCCATTGGTCAGAAAGCTGCGGAAGAATCCCGCGACGAAATTGCCCAAGCTCTCGAAGGGGCAGATTTAGTTTTTATCACTGCTGGTATGGGTGGCGGTACAGGCACAGGTGCAGCACCTGTTGTGGCAGAAATTGCCAAAGATTTAGGTTGCTTGACTGTTGGTGTTGTAACGCGTCCCTTTAAATTTGAAGGTCGTCGCCGTACCAACCAAGCAGAAGAAGGTATTAGCGCCCTCCAGAGCCGCGTTGATACATTATTGGTGATTCCAAACAATCAGTTACTGAATGTCATTGCGCCGGAAACCCCGATGCAAGAGGCTTTCCGCATTGCTGATGATGTCCTAAGACAGGGTGTTCAAGGTATTTCGGACATTATTACGGTTCCCGGTTTGGTCAATGTGGACTTTGCTGATGTGCGGGCGGTGATGGCCGATGCTGGCTCTGCTTTGATGGGTATTGGGATTGGCTCTGGTAAATCCCGCGCAAGGGAAGCGGCGATCGCCGCCATTTCTTCTCCTTTAATGGAATCCTCTGTTGAAGGAGCAAAAGGTGTTGTCCTAAATATTACTGGTGGTCACGACTTAACGCTACATGAAGTGAATGCCGCCGCTGAGGCCATTTATGAAGTGGTCGATCCGAATGCCAATATCATCTTTGGTGCCGTCATTGATGAGCAGCTCCAGGGCGAAATTCGTATCACTGTCATTGCGACGGGATTCGTTCCCGCAGAGGCTTCCCCACAGGAACCGACTGCACCTGCTCCATTGCGTCGTGGTTTTCCACCCATGCCCCAGTCACAACAGCAATCTACGAATAGTCCCGCTGAGCAACAACAACCGCCAGCCCCTCGCCCCTTACGCCAGCAGGAGCAACAACCGCCCCAACGCCCCAACTCCACTGGTTTAGATATTCCTGAGTTTTTGCAGCGTCGTCGTTTCCCCCGCCGTTAA
- the thiD gene encoding bifunctional hydroxymethylpyrimidine kinase/phosphomethylpyrimidine kinase: MSLNPRIALTIAGSDSGGGAGIQADLKTFAFNKVHGTSAITCVTAQNTVGVTDVVALSAAQVNAQIEAVLSDIGVHAVKTGMLLNQEIMVAIAAQAEADKFPNLVIDPVMVSRTGVKLIADEAITVLQERLVPQAKILTPNRYEAQILSAMEIDTLDAMKDAATKILDLGCQAVLVKGGAMPGELQGVDVWFDGDRLEVLRTKTIDTPHTHGTGCTLSAAITANLALGKEPFEAVQAAKKYVTEALQFSLAIGKGTGPVGHFYPLMVRDSLSTFP; this comes from the coding sequence ATGAGTTTAAATCCGCGTATTGCTTTAACGATCGCCGGTTCAGATAGTGGTGGCGGTGCTGGTATTCAGGCTGATTTAAAGACCTTTGCCTTTAACAAAGTGCATGGGACGAGCGCTATTACCTGTGTGACGGCTCAAAATACCGTCGGGGTGACGGATGTGGTTGCCCTGAGTGCAGCTCAAGTAAACGCTCAGATCGAGGCGGTTCTGAGTGATATCGGTGTGCATGCGGTAAAAACAGGTATGTTGCTAAACCAAGAAATTATGGTGGCGATCGCCGCCCAAGCGGAAGCGGACAAGTTCCCAAATTTAGTCATTGATCCAGTGATGGTTTCGCGGACAGGGGTGAAATTAATTGCCGATGAGGCGATCACCGTTTTACAAGAGCGTTTAGTGCCCCAAGCAAAAATCTTAACGCCCAATCGCTATGAAGCGCAGATCCTAAGCGCCATGGAAATCGATACCCTTGACGCGATGAAAGATGCGGCAACAAAAATTCTAGATTTAGGTTGCCAAGCTGTTCTCGTAAAAGGTGGGGCGATGCCCGGTGAGCTACAGGGTGTTGATGTGTGGTTTGATGGCGATCGCCTCGAAGTTCTTCGTACTAAAACCATTGATACGCCCCATACCCATGGCACTGGTTGTACGCTTTCGGCTGCGATTACCGCGAATCTTGCCCTAGGCAAAGAGCCCTTTGAAGCCGTCCAAGCCGCAAAAAAATACGTCACCGAAGCGCTGCAATTTAGTTTGGCGATCGGGAAAGGAACGGGACCTGTCGGTCATTTTTATCCGCTCATGGTGCGTGACAGTCTTTCGACATTTCCGTAA
- a CDS encoding GTP-binding protein, producing the protein MDSQQQERHFNLAKASLQQALTWYGNTRRHWHYPPDPDLKAAVRPELQKLQQAIAKLDRQLLRIATFGLVSRGKSAVINALIGNKVLETGPLHGVTQYPQTIRWELPTDKLKIDLIDTPGLDEISGEQRSKMAATVAADSDLILFIVSDDITRTEYQALYELRQQQKPILVVFNKIDLYPDRDRQAIFQQLQQLGQEANGTALPLTPEEIVMVAAEPQPMAMRIEHPDGRVEETWETPAAQIDPLRDKIFQILSQEGKSLMAMHALVQGEKLQQKIADKTIDHRQQEAEELIWNYAKYKAAAIALNPIGVIDVFAGTFTDLALIRALARLYGLPMTSYEAAKLWRNIVVSAGILFAVELGSGFFVGLGRTAGLGALTLNPSAIGVYGTAALAQGGIAAYGCYIIGKVTKTYLQQGCSWGKLGASTTIQEILKQCDRRTLLYRLQSEIP; encoded by the coding sequence ATGGATAGTCAACAACAGGAGCGACATTTTAATCTTGCCAAAGCGAGTCTTCAACAGGCTTTAACTTGGTATGGCAATACCCGTCGTCATTGGCACTATCCCCCAGATCCAGATCTAAAAGCCGCTGTCCGTCCAGAGCTGCAAAAACTACAACAGGCGATCGCCAAACTTGATCGGCAACTGTTGCGGATTGCAACATTCGGGTTAGTTAGTCGCGGTAAATCGGCAGTCATTAACGCCTTAATCGGCAATAAAGTTTTGGAGACGGGGCCATTACATGGCGTGACGCAATATCCCCAAACGATTCGTTGGGAATTGCCCACAGATAAACTAAAAATCGATTTAATCGATACCCCCGGTCTAGATGAAATTTCGGGAGAACAGCGCAGCAAAATGGCGGCAACAGTCGCGGCTGATTCCGATTTGATTTTGTTTATCGTGTCTGACGACATTACCCGCACCGAATACCAAGCCCTCTACGAATTGCGGCAACAGCAGAAACCTATTCTTGTGGTATTTAACAAAATTGACCTGTATCCCGACCGCGATCGCCAAGCGATTTTTCAGCAGCTACAACAGTTGGGACAAGAAGCCAATGGCACTGCATTGCCGCTAACGCCGGAAGAAATTGTCATGGTTGCCGCCGAACCTCAACCGATGGCGATGCGCATTGAACATCCCGACGGGCGTGTTGAGGAAACTTGGGAAACACCTGCTGCCCAAATTGATCCGTTGCGAGACAAAATCTTCCAGATTCTTAGCCAAGAGGGCAAATCCTTAATGGCAATGCATGCCCTTGTCCAAGGGGAAAAGTTACAACAAAAAATTGCCGATAAAACCATCGATCACCGGCAGCAAGAAGCCGAAGAACTGATTTGGAACTACGCCAAATACAAAGCGGCGGCGATCGCCCTAAATCCCATTGGCGTGATTGATGTGTTTGCCGGAACCTTTACCGACCTTGCATTAATTCGTGCTTTAGCTCGCCTCTATGGTTTGCCAATGACCAGTTACGAAGCCGCCAAACTATGGCGCAATATCGTCGTCAGTGCGGGAATTTTATTTGCAGTGGAACTGGGTAGCGGTTTTTTCGTCGGTTTAGGGAGAACCGCAGGACTCGGAGCACTCACTCTAAATCCCAGCGCTATCGGCGTTTATGGCACAGCAGCTCTCGCCCAAGGCGGCATTGCGGCCTACGGCTGTTACATTATCGGCAAAGTCACAAAAACTTACCTCCAGCAGGGCTGTAGCTGGGGCAAGCTTGGCGCTAGTACAACGATCCAAGAAATCCTAAAACAGTGCGATCGCCGTACCCTCCTCTACCGACTCCAGTCCGAAATCCCCTAA
- a CDS encoding type II toxin-antitoxin system VapC family toxin: protein MRILLDTHIWLWYLEGNPKLSGSLSTQLTAPNNQLWLSPVSLWEFLLLIEKGKISIGEPPEVWIRNTLATFEVQEAPSNYEVAMLNRQISLPHQDPADRFLAATAIHYDLTLATVDQKLVQAVQIPTIS, encoded by the coding sequence GTGAGAATTTTATTAGATACGCATATCTGGCTGTGGTATTTAGAGGGAAACCCTAAGTTATCCGGTAGTTTAAGTACGCAACTCACCGCTCCTAATAATCAGTTGTGGTTAAGTCCAGTTAGTCTTTGGGAATTTTTACTTCTGATAGAAAAGGGCAAAATCAGTATCGGTGAGCCGCCAGAAGTTTGGATCAGAAATACTTTGGCTACTTTTGAAGTTCAAGAAGCACCCTCAAATTACGAAGTGGCTATGCTCAACCGACAAATTTCTTTGCCTCACCAAGATCCGGCTGATCGATTTCTGGCAGCTACAGCTATTCACTATGATTTGACTTTAGCGACAGTGGATCAAAAATTAGTGCAAGCAGTTCAAATTCCAACAATTTCTTAG
- a CDS encoding HAD family hydrolase has translation MPQLQAVLFEINGVFFNDAAIQFELLDEILLSENLRPTDSIFQNDSIGKSDRRCLKECLAMRGRIVSNEYLDELITKKSQAYQQKLSSLESFPVAPDVLPFITALKLKDLLLGIVTGYSRADTDFILGQLELQDAFDVIITADDTPSFKPSGDGYRLALEALQTQYPERQITAANCLAIEDNFHGIQAAKSVQIPVVGVARTYPFHMMQRCSNWCVDYLTELELERIDPSLAPPEEVLQ, from the coding sequence ATGCCACAACTGCAGGCTGTTCTCTTCGAAATAAACGGCGTTTTTTTTAACGATGCTGCAATTCAGTTTGAGTTGCTAGATGAAATCCTCTTATCTGAAAATCTACGTCCCACAGATAGTATTTTTCAAAATGACAGTATCGGAAAAAGCGATCGCCGTTGTCTAAAAGAATGCCTCGCCATGCGTGGCCGCATTGTCAGCAATGAATATCTTGATGAACTAATCACCAAAAAATCTCAGGCCTATCAGCAGAAATTATCCAGCCTTGAAAGCTTTCCTGTTGCGCCCGATGTTTTGCCGTTTATCACTGCCCTCAAGCTTAAAGATTTACTTTTAGGGATTGTGACGGGCTACAGCCGCGCCGATACGGACTTTATTTTGGGACAGTTGGAATTGCAGGATGCCTTTGACGTGATCATCACGGCCGACGATACGCCCAGCTTTAAACCGAGTGGTGATGGTTATCGACTTGCGTTAGAAGCATTACAAACCCAATATCCAGAACGACAGATTACTGCGGCAAACTGTTTGGCGATCGAGGATAATTTCCACGGTATCCAAGCAGCCAAATCAGTACAAATTCCGGTTGTGGGCGTTGCTCGTACTTATCCCTTTCACATGATGCAACGCTGTAGCAATTGGTGCGTTGACTATCTCACAGAGCTAGAGCTAGAACGCATTGACCCCAGTCTCGCGCCACCAGAGGAAGTGCTACAATAG
- a CDS encoding WecB/TagA/CpsF family glycosyltransferase produces MTFVDLPHRHILRTRVHLTSYTDVGERLLQAIRDQQWGYVAIANVHMVMTGYGQADFQQIINNALITTPDGMPLVWGLRLFGLKNATRVYGPDLMLHCCGIAAQEKFPIYLYGSRPETLEKLQQNLLATFPHLVIAGAVAPPFRPLTAEEEKIMLNDIIQSGAKLIFVGLGCPKQERWMAKYTDQLPGILLGVGAAFDFHAGTVSQAPRWMMRLGLEWFFRLLQEPQRLWKRYVVNNTIFVVLFLVQFVKVRLRSS; encoded by the coding sequence ATGACTTTTGTAGATCTTCCCCACCGTCATATCCTCAGAACAAGGGTTCATCTAACGAGCTACACCGACGTTGGAGAGCGACTTTTACAAGCAATTCGTGATCAACAATGGGGCTATGTGGCGATCGCCAATGTCCATATGGTGATGACCGGCTATGGACAAGCCGATTTTCAACAAATTATTAACAACGCCCTAATCACAACGCCAGATGGTATGCCTTTGGTGTGGGGATTAAGACTTTTCGGGTTAAAAAATGCCACTAGGGTTTATGGCCCCGACTTGATGTTGCATTGCTGTGGGATCGCCGCCCAAGAAAAATTCCCCATTTATTTATATGGCAGTCGCCCCGAAACCCTCGAAAAACTACAACAAAATCTCTTAGCAACATTCCCGCATCTAGTCATTGCCGGGGCAGTGGCTCCCCCCTTTCGTCCCCTGACGGCCGAAGAGGAAAAAATCATGCTAAACGACATTATTCAATCTGGCGCAAAGTTGATTTTTGTTGGCTTAGGTTGCCCAAAACAAGAACGCTGGATGGCGAAATATACGGATCAGCTCCCCGGAATCCTGTTAGGAGTAGGAGCCGCCTTTGATTTTCATGCGGGTACTGTTTCCCAAGCACCTCGCTGGATGATGCGCCTTGGCTTGGAGTGGTTTTTTCGTTTGCTCCAAGAACCTCAACGTTTATGGAAACGCTATGTCGTCAATAACACAATATTTGTTGTGTTGTTTCTAGTGCAGTTTGTCAAAGTCCGGCTACGTAGTTCATGA
- a CDS encoding sugar transferase has translation MPKYNQPSPITQDLRAVQALEHLKPGRQHLLSMVLLLGSDTLGLAIAWRFADFLNGFYSPIPPGLVWWVWFDIPSLFWVFLVVTLSFFIANHLYRLPTETQNYTRAAKIITLVYCLFLLGSYFYNPMLDPPRSLFISAWVLSITFVLGQRLGLTLIIRQFVRYKPPVNVFVIAPAGKLNELAALVKKRPHYKIVGAALAATANTAATIAQIQQSGAMEVLVKDLPDTDLASSLYWQLRSTGVAIRLLPSSKEMLYRRGLPEIFAGIPTLRVETPLLLCWDYRLKRWFDFLGAAFGLILLSPLLIGVAIAIKVDSPGEVFFRQKRVGLNGKIFRMWKFRTMVKDAPKLQHQLETQNQMADGILFKIKRDPRITKVGHFLRRTSIDELPQLINVVMGQMSLVGPRPLPIRDVERFDSWHHIRHQVVPGISGLWQISGRSDLDDFNDAARLDLYYIDNWSLNLDLDILIETVRIVLFGKGAY, from the coding sequence ATGCCGAAATATAACCAACCTTCCCCCATTACCCAAGATCTACGGGCTGTTCAGGCTTTAGAGCACCTTAAACCGGGTCGCCAACATTTGCTCTCGATGGTGCTATTGCTGGGAAGCGACACCCTAGGACTGGCGATCGCCTGGCGCTTTGCAGATTTTTTAAATGGTTTTTATTCACCGATTCCGCCGGGTTTAGTGTGGTGGGTATGGTTTGATATACCGAGTTTATTTTGGGTGTTTTTGGTGGTCACCCTGAGTTTTTTCATTGCCAATCATCTTTATCGCCTCCCAACAGAAACCCAAAACTATACCCGCGCCGCCAAAATTATTACCCTCGTCTATTGCCTATTTTTGCTGGGCAGCTATTTTTACAATCCCATGCTCGATCCGCCGCGATCGCTCTTTATTTCGGCGTGGGTTTTAAGCATCACCTTTGTACTAGGTCAACGCTTAGGACTAACCCTCATTATTCGACAATTTGTCCGGTACAAACCTCCCGTCAATGTTTTCGTCATTGCACCAGCAGGGAAATTAAATGAACTCGCCGCCCTCGTCAAAAAAAGACCTCATTACAAAATCGTCGGTGCTGCCCTTGCTGCCACGGCTAATACCGCTGCAACGATTGCGCAAATCCAACAATCTGGTGCCATGGAAGTATTAGTCAAAGACCTACCAGATACAGATCTCGCCTCTAGTTTGTATTGGCAACTACGAAGCACTGGGGTTGCGATTCGATTACTGCCATCGAGTAAAGAAATGCTCTATCGGCGCGGTTTACCAGAAATTTTCGCCGGCATCCCCACATTACGCGTGGAAACACCCTTACTTCTTTGTTGGGATTATCGCCTTAAGCGCTGGTTTGATTTTTTAGGGGCAGCCTTCGGCTTAATCCTGTTATCGCCCTTACTGATCGGGGTGGCGATCGCCATCAAAGTAGACTCGCCCGGTGAAGTCTTTTTCCGCCAAAAACGCGTTGGCCTCAACGGCAAAATTTTCCGCATGTGGAAATTCCGCACCATGGTCAAAGATGCACCAAAACTCCAGCACCAACTCGAAACCCAAAATCAAATGGCGGACGGTATCCTATTCAAAATAAAAAGAGACCCCCGCATCACAAAAGTAGGTCACTTCCTGCGGCGCACCAGTATCGACGAACTCCCCCAGCTCATCAACGTTGTGATGGGTCAAATGAGTCTGGTGGGACCACGACCCCTACCCATCCGTGACGTAGAGCGGTTTGACTCCTGGCATCATATCCGCCACCAAGTTGTGCCGGGCATTAGTGGACTCTGGCAAATTTCCGGGCGCTCAGACCTTGACGACTTTAATGATGCCGCTCGCCTCGATCTCTATTACATCGATAATTGGTCTCTTAATCTTGATCTTGATATCCTCATTGAAACTGTCAGAATTGTGCTTTTTGGCAAAGGAGCCTATTAA
- a CDS encoding cation diffusion facilitator family transporter, translated as MSTGSKRSIYAAMAANMAIGVAKFIGAGISGSSAMLSEGIHSVVDSVNEILLLYGLQQGEKAPDEEHPLGYSAEIYFWSLVVAVLIFALGGGISIYEGVDVFLNPVEPSSNELLTYSILGVAALFEGAALFISIREFNKSRVQTDIKFWQALRRSKDPSTFVVIFEDTAALLGITVAALGVFLSHWTGRVFYDGLASIIIGIILTVVAIILVTETKGLLLGESAFPEVRESIKRIVTSDEAVTQMEAPITLHLGPSDILLALNIEFKDDLSSDQIEAAIRRIESAIRDDHDEVQRIFIEARSITLESNSEIQKITE; from the coding sequence ATGTCAACAGGCTCTAAACGCTCAATCTATGCCGCGATGGCTGCCAATATGGCGATCGGTGTGGCCAAATTTATTGGCGCAGGTATCAGTGGTAGCTCCGCGATGCTATCCGAAGGGATTCACTCAGTCGTTGACTCAGTAAACGAAATTTTGCTGCTCTATGGTCTACAGCAAGGCGAAAAAGCACCAGATGAGGAACACCCCCTTGGTTATAGCGCCGAAATTTACTTTTGGTCCCTTGTTGTTGCCGTACTCATTTTTGCTCTAGGGGGCGGCATTTCCATCTATGAAGGTGTTGATGTTTTTCTCAATCCCGTTGAACCCAGTAGCAACGAATTACTCACTTACTCGATTCTCGGTGTCGCCGCCCTATTTGAAGGGGCAGCTCTATTTATTTCAATTCGCGAGTTTAATAAAAGTCGTGTTCAGACTGATATTAAATTTTGGCAAGCCCTGCGCCGTAGCAAAGATCCCTCTACTTTTGTCGTTATTTTCGAGGATACGGCTGCTTTACTTGGCATTACGGTTGCGGCACTCGGCGTATTCTTAAGTCATTGGACTGGCCGGGTTTTTTATGATGGTTTAGCTTCGATTATTATCGGCATAATTCTGACGGTTGTGGCCATTATTTTAGTGACCGAGACGAAAGGTTTATTGCTAGGGGAAAGTGCCTTTCCTGAGGTGCGAGAGAGTATCAAAAGGATTGTGACTAGTGATGAGGCCGTCACGCAAATGGAAGCTCCGATTACGCTGCATCTTGGCCCTAGTGATATTCTGCTGGCTCTGAATATTGAGTTTAAAGATGATTTATCCTCGGATCAGATTGAGGCTGCCATTCGACGGATTGAATCGGCAATTCGTGATGATCATGATGAGGTTCAGCGAATTTTTATTGAAGCGCGCTCTATCACCCTCGAAAGTAATAGTGAAATTCAGAAAATAACGGAGTAG
- a CDS encoding SAM-dependent methyltransferase: protein MSQSALNLQTAPGHQVLAKAGKTLLRPGGRAATQQLCDWANFQPNDTVLELAASFGYSAIALATKYGVKVVGIERNEDSVAIAQENIAAAEVPGQVQVIPGDIQRLADVPGEFDFVLAEAILTMQSPVQRAKILAGIKERLRPGGRFLSHELLVRDDPDNKVRRALAQAIRVNVNPLTESGWLEACEAAGLEVTFHQVGIMGLLNLKQMLRDEGWGRVLKIGWNVLTKPQLRQRILRMRHVFTEYRDHLGYIVICAQRPIGE from the coding sequence ATGTCTCAATCAGCTCTAAATTTACAGACTGCTCCTGGTCATCAAGTTCTCGCCAAGGCAGGGAAAACGTTACTACGCCCCGGTGGTCGAGCCGCGACGCAGCAGTTATGTGACTGGGCAAATTTCCAGCCTAACGATACTGTTCTAGAGTTGGCGGCGAGTTTCGGCTACAGCGCGATCGCCCTAGCGACAAAGTACGGGGTCAAGGTCGTCGGCATTGAACGGAATGAGGATAGTGTGGCGATCGCCCAAGAAAATATTGCCGCCGCAGAGGTTCCGGGACAGGTACAGGTCATACCGGGGGATATTCAGCGCCTCGCAGATGTACCGGGCGAATTTGATTTTGTCCTCGCTGAGGCAATCCTAACGATGCAATCCCCTGTGCAAAGGGCGAAAATTTTGGCGGGTATCAAAGAGCGTTTGCGTCCGGGCGGCCGTTTTCTCTCCCATGAGCTGCTGGTGCGCGACGATCCTGACAACAAAGTGCGGCGAGCGTTAGCGCAAGCGATTCGAGTGAATGTTAATCCTTTAACGGAATCGGGATGGCTGGAAGCCTGTGAGGCGGCTGGCTTGGAAGTGACCTTCCATCAAGTCGGCATCATGGGTCTCCTTAATCTTAAGCAGATGCTCCGTGATGAGGGCTGGGGAAGGGTTCTAAAAATTGGCTGGAACGTTTTAACTAAGCCACAACTACGGCAAAGAATTCTGCGGATGCGCCATGTTTTTACAGAGTACCGTGACCATTTGGGTTACATCGTCATCTGTGCCCAACGACCCATAGGAGAATAA